The following proteins are co-located in the Primulina tabacum isolate GXHZ01 chromosome 11, ASM2559414v2, whole genome shotgun sequence genome:
- the LOC142519500 gene encoding cytokinin dehydrogenase 6-like: MNHPSMSFVKHNNILMRRSFTILLVCCMVIKLRICISSIPFSLRTIHVHGHFSFHGNEFAARDFGNQYHILPLAVLHPNKVSDIAATIRHVWQMGPSSGLTVAARGHGHSLQGQAQAPQGIVINMESLSSREIQVYKGQFPYVDVSAGDLWINILHECLKHGLAPKSWTDYLHLTVGGTLSNAGISGQTFRHGPQISNVNELEVVTGKGEVIVCSDEKNADLFHGVLGGLGQFGIIIRARIALEPAPKLVKWIRVLYSDFLTFSRDQERLISAENTFDYIEGLVIINKTGLINNWRSSFIPQEPEQASKFTSDGKTLFCLELTKNFNPDEADKVDQEIKSLLSPLSYIPSTLFVTEVPYLTFLDRVHAAELKLRSKGLWDLPHPWLNLLVPKSKINRFAEVVFGNILTETNNGPVLVYPVNKYKWDNRTSFVLPDGEIFYLVAFLPHAIPLSSENDGLESILIRNERILYFCKFEILGVKQYLPHYTTRDEWRAHFGARWGVFVRRKSAYDPLAILAPGQRIFQKSMSLL, encoded by the exons ATGAATCATCCATCCATGTCTTTTGTGAAACACAACAACATTCTAATGAGAAGAAGCTTCACAATCTTATTAGTGTGCTGCATGGTGATCAAACTAAGAATCTGCATCTCTAGCATTCCGTTTTCACTGAGGACGATCCATGTCCACGGCCATTTTAGTTTCCACGGTAACGAATTCGCAGCAAGAGATTTTGGAAACCAGTACCATATCCTCCCACTGGCAGTTCTGCACCCTAACAAAGTATCTGATATTGCTGCAACGATTCGGCATGTTTGGCAGATGGGTCCTAGTTCAGGGCTAACAGTTGCCGCTCGAGGCCACGGCCACTCGTTACAAGGCCAAGCACAAGCGCCACAAGGAATTGTGATCAATATGGAATCATTAAGTAGTCGGGAAATACAAGTTTACAAGGGACAATTCCCTTATGTTGACGTCTCTGCAGGAGATTTATGGATCAATATTCTTCACGAGTGCCTGAAACATGGGTTGGCACCAAAATCGTGGACTGATTATCTACATCTCACAGTTGGTGGTACTTTGTCCAACGCCGGGATCAGTGGACAAACATTTCGACATGGTCCCCAAATTAGTAATGTAAATGAGCTAGAAGTTGTGACAG GAAAAGGAGAAGTAATAGTTTGCTCAGACGAGAAGAATGCAGACCTCTTTCATGGTGTGTTAGGTGGACTTGGCCagtttggaataataattcgAGCACGAATCGCTCTAGAGCCAGCGCCAAAGTTG GTGAAGTGGATTAGAGTACTATATTCAGATTTTTTGACATTCTCCAGAGACCAGGAACGTTTAATATCCGCAGAAAACACGTTTGATTACATAGAAGGTCTCGTGATCATAAACAAGACAGGCCTCATTAACAACTGGAGATCTTCTTTCATCCCACAAGAGCCAGAACAAGCCAGCAAATTTACATCAGATGGAAAGACACTTTTTTGCCTGGAATTGACTAAAAATTTCAACCCTGATGAGGCTGATAAAGTAGACCAG GAAATTAAGTCCTTATTGTCTCCATTAAGCTACATTCCCTCAACACTCTTTGTTACCGAAGTCCCATACCTGACATTCCTGGATCGGGTCCATGCAGCGGAACTTAAACTAAGATCAAAAGGATTGTGGGATCTTCCTCATCCATGGCTCAATCTGCTTGTTCCTAAAAGCAAAATCAACCGCTTCGCGGAGGTTGTCTTCGGAAATATTTTGACTGAAACAAATAACGGTCCAGTCCTCGTCTACCCTGTGAATAAATACAA GTGGGACAACCGAACTTCATTTGTGTTACCAGACGGGGAAATCTTTTACCTGGTGGCATTTCTTCCACACGCCATTCCCTTATCATCAGAAAACGATGGCTTAGAAAGCATCTTAATTCGAAACGaaagaattttatatttctGTAAGTTTGAAATTTTAGGAGTGAAGCAATATCTGCCTCATTATACCACGCGGGACGAGTGGCGGGCGCACTTTGGTGCACGGTGGGGAGTCTTTGTACGGAGGAAATCAGCTTATGATCCTTTAGCAATTCTAGCTCCGGGGCAGAGGATTTTTCAGAAGTCCATGTCCTTGTTATGA
- the LOC142518421 gene encoding putative glycerol-3-phosphate dehydrogenase [NAD(+)] 1, cytosolic: protein MVLATEGGNGCSNGTIHNTNCSSEEKIDELRELFGKVDGDPLRIVCVGAGAWGSVFAAMLQDGYGNFRDKVQIRIWRRPGRSVDRSTAEHLFEVINSREDVLRRLIRRCAYLKYVEARLGDRTLNADEILKDGFCLNMIDTPLCPLKVVTNLQEAVWDADIVINGLPSTETREAFEEIGRFWKERITAPVIVSLAKGIEAELEPEPRIITPTQMINRATKVPMENILYLGGPNIASEIYNKEYANARICGTEKWRKPLAKFLRQPHFIVWDNGDLVTHEVMGGLKNVYAIGAGMVADLTNESATSKSVYFAHCTSEMIFITHLLTEEPEKLAGPLLADTYVTLLKGRNAWYGQKLAKKEISLDMGDSIKGKGTIQGVSAVKAFYELLSQSSLNVLHPSKNEHVAPVELCPILQTLYKILILREVSCEGILEALRDETMNDPRELIEMAQSHAVYRPSLLRK from the exons ATGGTACTTGCTACTGAAGGAGGCAACGGATGTTCGAATGGAACGATTCATAACACAAATTGTTCTtcagaagaaaagattgacGAGCTTCGTGAATTGTTTGGGAAAGTAGATGGGGATCCATTAAGGATTGTATGTGTCGGTGCAGGGGCATGGGGCAGTGTATTTGCAGCGATGCTGCAAGATGGATATGGGAATTTTCGAGATAAGGTTCAGATTAGAATATGGAGAAGGCCTGGTAGGTCCGTTGATAGATCCACGGCTGAGCatttatttgaggtgattaattCGAGGGAAGATGTGTTGAGGAGGCTGATAAGGCGATGCGCATATTTGAAATATGTAGAAGCAAGATTAGGTGATCGAACACTTAATGCTGATGAGATTTTGAAAGATGGGTTCTGCTTGAATATGATTGACACTCCACTCTGTCCATTAAAGGTCGTGACGAACTTGCAAGAGGCGGTATGGGATGCTGATATTGTTATTAATGGATTGCCCTCGACGGAAACTCGGGAAGCTTTTGAGGAGATTGGTAGGTTTTGGAAGGAACGAATTACTGCTCCTGTTATTGTGTCTTTGGCGAAGGGAATAGAAGCTGAACTAGAGCCTGAGCCTCGGATAATCACTCCCACTCAGATGATCAATCGAGCAA CTAAGGTTCCTATGGAAAACATTCTTTACCTTGGAGGGCCTAATATTGCATCCGAAATTTACAATAAGGAATATGCTAATGCTCGGATCTGTGGAACTGAAAAATGGAGGAAACCACTGGCAAAGTTTCTCAGGCAGCCACATTTTATTGTTTGGGATAACGGTGATCTTGTTACTCATGAGGTTATGGGTGGCTTGAAGAATGTATATGCAATTGGGGCCG GGATGGTTGCGGATCTAACTAACGAGAGTGCAACTAGCAAGTCGGTCTATTTCGCGCACTGTACATCAGAAATGATCTTTATCACGCATCTTTTGACGGAAGAACCAGAAAAGCTTGCAGGTCCTCTGTTGGCCGACACTTATGTGACACTGTTGAAAGGTCGTAATGCTTGGTACGGCCAAAAGTTGGCTAAAAAAGAAATAAGCCTCGATATGGGGGACAGCATCAAAGGCAAGGGAACAATTCAG GGTGTTTCTGCTGTGAAAGCATTCTATGAGCTACTTAGTCAATCTTCTTTAAATGTTCTACATCCGAGCAAAAACGAGCATGTTGCTCCAGTGGAGCTATGTCCAATCTTGCAGACACTATATAAAATTCTGATTTTGAG AGAGGTATCTTGCGAGGGGATTCTTGAAGCCTTAAGAGACGAAACGATGAATGATCCTCGAGAACTTATCGAAATGGCTCAGAGTCACGCAGTTTATCGGCCTTCTTTGCTTCGAAAATAG